CTCAAGCCATGGGTTCGGCTGAGGAATGAAAACCAAATTATATCAGAAATATTATGAGCTATTGTATTCCAATGACAAACAGTATGTAATCAAATTGGTTTTATGCTAGAATGCCTCTAACTAAAAAACCTAAGATACACAGCTGGGCTGATGTTATTATTACACTAGTCCATGGTAGGGTCCTGTGAGCATTTGATAATTTGACTCTTACGACTAGTCCAGCTAAATGAACGTGTTATTTAACATGATCACAATCACTGCCATGTTGGttaaaaagacaagacagaaccAGCAAGACCTGTAACAGTGTGGTAAACTGTGGCAAGAGAATCAAATATAACATGACTCAGTggtctgtaaaaacaaaaccttgtCAGCTATTTGTGAGAGATGTTTTAAAGTGTCTCATCTCAGAGAGGAAGTTGCTAAGTTTTTAAACCTGatgtatgggggaaaaaaggtatttcatGATCTGTCAACAGGAAAATCAACACTTAGATGGTATGTGAGAGCTAAAATTAGCTAAGTAGTTACAGAATTTGTATCACAAGAAAATGCATCCACACTGCAAGAAGACAGCTGTGGGAGGAATAGGGGAGGCAGCTGCATGAAGAGGGTTCTGCATCGGACTTCGCATTTGTGTTCAGTCCCTTCCTCTCCCAGACTTCTTGCGTAGTTTTGGGAAACTCaatttcatctgcaaaatggaaTTAGAATTTCCTTTGTTATCTTGTCTAGGGAAAGTATAAGATTTCAAGCATAGATTGCCTCTTGCTATACATTAAGCAATATTCAAAAATCAAGTAATTCCTACCCTTAGTGGCTGTGCAGAGTAGTCAGCTACAGTTGGCAGAATGAAATGATAGTATGAAGTTGTGAAGCTAGGTCCAAATAATGTACTTTGGTACTAAAAATCAGATGCTACAGTGCCTAACTTAGAGACAGTTGCCTGGTGTGGAATCCAAAAGTCCCTGTCTGGCCTCTGTTCTGTGAATGAGGCATTTGCCACCTCAGGAGGGGATCGAGAGCAGCTGGCCTGCTGTGCAAGGACAGCATCTGTGCTTAAATGAAATGCTAAAGCTAAAGAACTGAAGCAGGGTTTGTAAAATTCCTGTCCTAGGACTCATATCCTCAAGGATTCAGGGAAATGCCACCTTCTACTTGGGATTCTGTCAGTAAATGCACACAGTGttccaaataattaaataagtTTCACTTTTAAAACACCAGTTGGTGAGGGAAAGGTGGTAGAGAGACTGTGTAGGTATGTGACTGCAGATGACAGTCCATAGTTGAAGAATGGTCTCTACCCTGACaattgtttctgcatttttatgcAATTTAAATTGAACAGTCATTGAGGAACAATCCAACGCTCCCTGCTTTGCGTGCACCCTCATCAGTCAGGCCGTCCAGGGACTGACGGATCTTTGGTTCATTTCTACATGGTAACAAACCGCCCTCAAGTCAGTTTTCGAAAGAGTGGACAGAAAATGTCCCTTGGAAAATGGGCTGAACCACAGCAAATTAACACAAAGCGTCCACAACTAATTGTTGCCTATCAGGAGCTGCTCTTTAGCTAAGGGTTTAAGTTGCCTTGGAATTCAGTTGATGTAACAAAGTTAAGCAAAGACAGGATACTCCCATGAGCTATGAGATCATGAGGTAGTTGTCATATGTTTGTTTTTGGCAAGTCACTGGTATGTAAGTATGCTTTTCTGTCTGCTAACATGCAAGAATCCAAGGAATCTGATCCATTAGCAGTGATAAACCTTGTACTAGGAAAGTTATCACTGACTGGCTGTATACTGGAAGAAGTCACAGACTAAtggaataaatttaaattattctaataaGCAACAGAAGAGATCACAGACCCCACATAAATCAGAAATATACAGAATGTTTGTGATATGCACAGATCTGTTACACCTAAGACCTactatattaaaagaaaaactacagaGTCAAGCAGGCCAGTTTTCTGCAACTGGCTGGCAGTACCGCCACATTAGTCGTAACGCACATCATCACAAGGATGTCGGGAGAGAAATCTCTCTCGGGTATCTGCAGCACTCACCTGCAGGAGCACAGTGCGGCACCCTTTATCCTAAGGGGTCCCTAGGAGCTAGGTGACTTACTGATGTCTACTCCTGAGGCCTGCACAGGCTCACTTTTCTCTGGAAGGGATCTGCAAAAGGTGGTAAAAGCAGAAATTGTAATGTAGCTACGTTCACACACAGACACTGCCTGAGGTTGTGAGAACAGTTCAGTGCTAGCCACAACGCAGTCCTGCAGCAACAGGGGACTGAACAGTTTGTAAACTCAATCCAAAAGTACCTGTTGCTGATCAACTAGAATGACTTTCAGGAGTATTGCAGGAATACAACCATACAGCTACAAGCACTGTGAAGTTATTTGACAGAATTAGAGTTAAAAAGTTAGCAtggatttacatttttatgtCAAAGATCAATTCATACACttcaaatatgtaagaaaaacaaGTCTACAAAAAAGGGAGACATTTCATACTTACAGAATACATTGATATTCTCAGTTTCACAGCTGTGTTTCTTAGAATGCGTAACCGGAAAGAAACGTCTGCTACAGAAACGACCTGCTATAATCTCCTATCAATCTGCTTCTAACATTGAACAGCACTACATCTGTTACTTGGTGGACAATTCATGCATCTGCCAAAAGCAATACTGGTTTGAAGTACGGCTGTACATTCACACAAATACACATTCTGGCTGAGGTATCGGGGGGAACAGAATTCAGgtaaaaaaatgtcttctctgcCTATCTAGCCTGTAATAAAGCATGGATCTGTTTGTGAGCTGGATCTAGCAATAGGCCTGTAGGAGCTGATACAGTCTGCGGTCTGTTCCATAGGAGACACCAGCAACTTGAGTGGTCCCTGCTCCCCAAAAAGGCCTCCCACCATGACATGAACTACTGCATTGCCATGGGAAAAGGGAGGACTCAAAGCATCTCCCTTCTATGAATGCTGCTTGATATGCCTGTACAGGAAGCGGGGGAAGCAGGTGCAGAGGAGAAAGGTGTCCCAAAACTAGGATCCACTCTGTATGGCTGACTAGGTTGGATCACCTTGAGATCAACTTGGCAAGAATCCAATCATGAAGGACAAATAAGGCATTCAAGGTATGATCTGCGTAAAAATGTGTCTGCCTCAGAGCACATATAACATGGGTTTATAAATGCAAAggtaagaggcagaaaaaaacccaagcatttacACGTCATCTTTCCACCAACATAACATTTCAAGTCAGGTCCTCAGGTGGTGATGGAAACCCTCGCATACACAAACACCCCCCACGCTTTGTGATTCACAGGCAAATCTAGGCTAAGTGTGAGAGAGTGAAATTCAAttgaaaacaatttattcaagCAAAACTGGTGTTGGTCTGCCACTTATAATCATTAGAGTCTGGATTAAATTAATCCTTGGTGTAATTTACTTTCTAATACAATGAAAGTTAATCTGCACGCATATTCTCCAAATAGATGACCTGATCTCATGTCCCTGTGCAGTGTTCCGAGATAGTCCCAGTAAAACTTCTGGGCTTCATCCACCCAAGGCCTCTACAGTCATCAGTTTGCAATACGCATAGCGAAGAACAGAACTGAACCATCAGGAACCCGGCGTGCTTCTACATGCTGTTTAGTCTTTTGGATCCGACTTACCATTGTCAATTTAACTGAGTTTACGTTTCAGAACTTAAAATACAGACATTAGTTCTTGGCATGTTTCACGGTGATTATCCCTGCTTAAACTCAGTGGTTTGCCATTTAAAGAGTCTGGAGTGAGTAACCACGTTATTCCAGAATTCCGTTCTTCAATGTTTCACTTCTCTCCAGAGAAAGCCGCTGAAGATCTTTCCTAATATCAGGATGATCTTCCAGCTCTTCGTATAATGATTGAACAATGTCCAGTTTCCTGTAGTCCACCGGTTTGACCAGACTGCGAACAACCTGGAGACATCTCTCTTTCAGGGTGAACACTgaggttaaaaacaaacacatgcacacgACCTCGTCACAAGGACTCTCATTAGCTGCTGCCTCAAACACAGACGGTACTTCTCCAAGCACGTGAATACAGAACATAAGACGTAGCAGCACTATTTCACAACACACTACAGTCActagaaagaggggaaaagaacTATTTGTTTCCTGTCGTGAGGCACCCTACAAAACCCTCCAGAGACACCTATAAATGAGAGATCTGTCAATAGCTCTAATCGATACAGTGCAATGACACAGCTTGATCTAGAAACCCTCACGATCTCTTCCTATTTTTTGAGGTAGATTTTATTATTTGAGTACTTGATTTCCCACTAGATCCTTCCATTGAATTCCAAAGAGATCAAGTACAAAATTCACCCGTTCCCACGGCATACCCAGTCCTGTTCCCTTTACCTGGCAGCGTGATGTCTGCTTTATTCACGTTGGGAGCTGCTATAAACAGCTCCTGCTGGTTGACAAGGAGTCCATCGTTTGTCCCCGCGTCCCGGAACAGCCAGAGGTGACCTAGGagagaaaaaggtggaaaagcaGCAGTTACCCCATTTTTTGACAAGTTCTGAGGGGCACCCGTAAGGAACTGATCTGCTCTCTAGCTGAGCTCTCCTTTAGAGGCCACGGCCGTGGCCCTGGCCTCCTCACCAAGGAGGGCAGCGGAGAGAAAAGGAAAGCGGTGCGGTCTCCAGAGCCGAGCTGAGCCGATCCGCCCGGTCACGGAAAGCAGGCTTCTGCTTCCCGGACAGCCTCCCGCAgccggccggggctgccgtgCCCTGACCCCGAAGGGCGGCGTTTCATCCCCGCACCCGCAGGGAAGCCCAGGGGAGGCCCACCGCCGCCAGCTTACCCGACCGGTGCTCGcaggcagccgcggccccgctaGAAGGaaggccgcagccccccgccgccccagcccggcctGCCGCACCCACCCCGGTAGCTGTACATGATCCGCCCGGTGCGCGGCTGCAGGACCGGGTAGTAGCGCGGCCTTCCCTCGAAGTCCACCCAGATGGGAAGGACGGAGCGCGGGCTGCGGTTGTTGAAGACGACCTCGGAGAGCTCACGCGTGTTGACGGAGCGCAGGCACGGCCCGCcgccctccggccccggccccggcggcgacATCCCCGCATCCGCTCCCCGCCACGGCGGCCCGGCGACGCGCATGCGCGAGGGAGCGGTACCGCCCCTTCGTGCATGCGCGTCGCCGGGCCGCCGTGGCGGGGAGCGCCCCGCCCCTGCCTCGGCGGCTGTGAGGAGAGGGTCCCGGGACGGCGGGAGCGCGGCCTTGCGGTACCGGCAGCTCGGTTacacagctgcagggctgctggagcgGGCCTTGACCTGCACTTGGGGCTTGCGGTCATCAAGCGGGAGACCACATTCCGAATTAACGAGGTTTGAAGACCCGCTCGCGGGAGGCTGGCGGCAGCTTAGAGAAGGTGCGGAACAGCAGCGCCCGTGAGTCCTCTGCTCCAGCCTGACGGCACAGCGTtgagaaaaatcagctttgtcTGCATTTCTGCTTGAAATCACTAAGAGCACAGATTTACTTCTATAAGAGAGCGGAGATACATTTATCACTGTACatcttccctttcctgcattcTTCAATGATTTCAAACTTACGGTTTCCTATGATACATGATAGAATTATGTGAGGCTGTACATTTTAGTGTGACAAGTACTGAAAATCAAATATAAATGCTGTGCAGCGGTCAATAATCTTAGTTTCCATCTCCTGATGTTAGTTAAAGCCTGGTTTGCTAAGTCACTACAATCTGATTTGAACCTATTTAATGTTAgctgtggtttaaaaaacaaaacacgaTCCTATCATCTCTCAGGCAAAAAGGATGACTGGCATTTTACTCATTCTGATCTTTACTCTTTCTGATCTTTTACTCATTCTGATCTCATTCTGATCTTTAACTCAAGAAAAAATCCAGACCACTTCAAAATGCACACTACAAGGTCTTAAAATGTTACTGTGCTtggctttcctttaaaaaaaaaatcaacagtaacAAACCACCAAGGTGTTAATGCATTTTAAGGATGTAATATATGCAGGGTAAGTCGTAGAGTTCACTAGAGCAGGAGTACTTAGACAGCCACCTCATGCAACAACTGTGTGTATCACCTTGACACTGTCATATAAACCATGCAGTGTGGGAAAGAGTTAAATGGATGCTGTTGGCACTATTTTATCCAGAAAGACAACTGTGTAGTAAATAAAGGGCTGCATTGTCATTTACTGGACACAGACcagaaaaagaatacaattaaGACTTATCTCCTATGCAAAACTTCTCAAACTTTAATACTTGTTAATTCACCTCTAAACACTTACACATACTTAGCATGAATACACTTTAATGAAAATGGCAAACTGGTAACTAGTGTTTTCAGCCTCTGATGAGCAAAGAGTAAGAGGCTTGAGAAATCACAgtacatttacaaaaaaaaatatttgccactTCCAGTTATTCAACAGGtaatacatttttgtaaatattgtGGCATAACTACGGCAGTTAAGTCACCTAATAAATTTAAACATATTGCCACCTTGATGTGTCTACAGTAGACACTGAAAACATGAACTTTTTAATATAACTGCTAAAAGTTATCTCTGTTCTCAAATAGTAACTACAGACAGAATCTAGGGCTGTGTgtgttaccccccccccccccccccacggcaGTGGTAAATTAAAATATAGATTAGATATTTACTAATTAGCACTAAGTTGAGGTAACAGGTAAGAAAAACAGTAGCATCAGCATACTGTTTACTAATTGGCATTTGCTTATCAGACCACAAAAACTAGATACTGGTTTATTATCTTAGTTTACATTTGGGCAATGGTATAAATTAGAAAACTTCCATGTGGAAAAATCTTACATTAAAGAGATACTACCTCTAAACCCTTCAAGATGACAGTCTTAGTAGTCCTGTTAGTCATTTTAAGATACATATACAATTTCTACAGTTTGGGAAATAAATTATCTGTTACCTCCAAAGCTGCCTCAACATGTTTTCTACTATAAGCAGAGGAAATaaacatttaactgaaaaatacaatGGACATGGTAGAGAAGACTCAGGCAAAGGAAAGCATTACTAATTCcactactgaatttcagtttggGTGGCAGGGAGGAAAGAGGTGATTTAAATAATAAGGTTTCAGAACACATAGTACAACTGGTAGGTCTCAAGTTGATCCCTGGTTTAATATTTGTGTTACACAATTTCTACATaggttgtttgggatttttttcttaggaaTTGACAGACCTATGCCCTCAGGTGTCTGCTTCACCAGACTGCTGTTCGACAAATTTTGGAGGTGTCTCTTGTCTTCTTCCACGCAGGTTACCAGAATgatctcttttcttctgctctttcccaggTGCGCTTCAGAAGGTACACTGCAGCATGAAGTCCCCCTACGTTCACCCATACAGTCTGACCTTTGCGCCAGATGTGTCCCATTCGTGACAAGGCCTACAATCCAAAAAAACAGCCAAAGAGTGGGGGCGGCTTCAAGATAAGATAATAAGGgtaaatttgcttttgaaattattttttattatgctaAATCACATCTGATGGCAACGTCAAATGACTCTTCAGGTCCAAAACTGCGTTTAAATGTTACTAATTACTGCTCTAAAAATAGATCATCTTCTGTACTGAAGTTGGCTTacaattttttcctcaatataTTTTCAAGTGTAAATAGGTTTGATTTTCTCTCACAGAACATACCTTGGCAAAGCATTTCTTGTCCTGCGTAAGCAgcgcagccctgcctgtccccggtGTGCAGACCCGGCCCATCTCCATAAGGCAGGCTGGGTAGAGATCCCAGTTCTTCTTCTTTGACCCTatcctgcaaaataaattaagatcCCCTTTGTGATCACTGAAAAATAGTTAACTGTTGTTGGTCTTTCAGATGTGGATTAGCTCATTCAGGACCACATTTACTATTAATTTCGGCCTGCATTTTTAATATAGAGTACATCGATACTTCTTAATTAGGCCCAGTTAAGTAAGTAACTGGAGAGAACCCTAACCCTGGACAGGCAAGCACATGCAGTAGCAGCAGTTAAGTGCAGTTACTTTACCAGTGATACCTCACCTCTTTCCAAATGGCATGTCTGTCACAATAATGTCCACAGAACCAGTCCGCAGAGGGAGATTGCAAATATCCCACTGAATGATGTCTAAGGGTATGCCCAGGGAAGTACTGCTGCAAGTGCAAAGACGTTTATCTCAGACACCGTTTactgagaatatttttaaattgaggaGGTCTATAATGGTAGCGAAAGAATAAATAGGAAAATATGAAGAAGATAGTCAAATGCATCAATGCAAAACTGATTTCTTGACATACAAtactacaggaaaagaaaatcacttgTACTCTTCTCACCTTTccttattctcatttttctttagtAAAGAACAGATGTTGTTTGCTGCTCTCTTTACAGCTTGTGGGTTGTTATCACCAGCAATATGGTAGCAGCTAGGCCATTCTGTAGCTCCCTGGGGGGAAATATTAATAATAAGCAACATTAGCATCAACAttgcttaatttaaaacaaaacaagcagaagaaTTACTCAAATATGGCAGAATACAACAAAGCAACTGGAAGTGGATgtcattgattttaaaattctgtaacgGGTATCTGTTATAGGTATTATGCACCTTAAAAGCTCAAAATACTTTTGGATTTAGTTTTTTCCTGCTACagctttgggaaggaaaatgaggtcatttacaaaaaatgtatttgtatctCTTGAAAAGTTGAGATACTTTTGGAGTTCGCTATTCAGTTATTACCAAGAAAACTTACACTATTTTTCACTTGCAGACACTGTCACGttttattaagttaaaaaataaaggaagaatcACCTCTATTGGTATTGCACCTGTACCACACATGGGATCAACTATGACATCCGTCGGCTGTGGATCACAGAGtctgaggaacagaaaaaaagatgtggtGAGAAAAGTCTTAAAAACGTGAATTTCTGTAAGGCAGGAAAACTGAACTATTTTAATCACTTTGACTCTACCTTTCTAACATAAAAACTtctatgtgattattttttccattcattaaTTAGTATTTTATAAGCAGCAATATAGTGAAACACTTTCAAGAATGTGAAACAGTACTTTAAAATTGGCAAATTTCACAGCAAACGTTTACTTTACTTAGCTGGAAAACATACTGTTAATTACAAAGCACACCATTTCAGCaactatgctttctttttttttttcttttttttaagaatgaacaGAAATGGATTTTGAGGAAGCAGTGGGGGGGATAAAGGATctaatttctgaaacaaaatgactTGTTATTtgagaataataaaatattatgcaaTCGCACTGACCTAAGCATGCCATAAGCGAGAGTTGAACGAAGAGTTGTGGGTCCAAAATGTgtaatatttcttctgtgaaggCTCTCTTCAGTTAATGCAATACCCACAACTACTTCATTATTGTGAATATTCAGAAGAACCTGAAGAAAAAACCTGAACTAAATTTCAGGAGTAACAGAAGTTTTCCACAGTATGCCTGGTAAATATTTATGAGAATTGTAGatggcaatttaaaaaacaggaaCTACGTATATAAAGCATTCttggaagaaaagcaatgcaCCATTTTAATGGCAACAATGGACAAAATTCAGGAGAACATTCACACGTTTTCTCATTCACACAGAACGAGAATAAGCATTTTCTCATTCACACAATCTTTTACACAAGACTTCAAAAAGTGCTATAACCATTATGCTGACTTTTTCAAAGTTTTGTTTTATAAGTATGGGGGAGAAGTTGGGTAAGTCCTGCAAGTCACAGTGAAGCATctgcaaagcagcaagaaaaatccTATTCCTGGTCCCCTCCACCATATTAATTTGGAAGGTGAAAATATTGTTACAGAACAGTAGGCCAGCCCCTAATAGACTTGCAAGAAAAACTTAGTTTTTCTGCCCCTCAAAAATGGTGGTCCCACACCACTGATGGAGCACATCTGTTGGTCATCCTTTCCAAATCTCTGCTTTCCCTATGATAAGAAATAAACACTGGACAGTTAATGTTAACCCTTTTTGTCCCCTTCACCCATAAACCTACAGCTTCTAGATGGAATGTCTTCTGTTGACTTACACCAATACAAAAAAATGGATTAAGGAAAGATTTTACGAGGGTAAAAGTAAAGCAGAAGGCGCCtacattatatttaaatatgaacGAGACCAAACGCTATAGGTGGAGGTAATACTTGGTACCACAGCTTCTGCTGTGGTTGAGGGAGAGCGGAAAGTGTTTGAGCACCAGCTCAGCTGCACTGAGCGTAGTGATGTTAATCAGTTAACCTGAGGAGAAGACAACAGTGTTTGCAAGGCAAAAGAGGgacctgaggaggaggaggagaggtgccCACACTGGGCCACAAAAGAGATTATTATTATGGATAGCCAAAGCACAAGCAAGTGGTGGGATCTGAGGATGCACATAACGTGCCAGTGAAGCGACTGCTTCTGAGCAGGCCATGATTTCAGCATTACCAGTTTTTAGTTCCAGAGTCATCTTTGGAAGATCTCCAAGCACCAGAATTAAGAACTAAGAATTTCTACCATAGAAATGTAGGTATTTCCAAGGCACACCACTATACCTCTACATCAAAGTTAGTCATGTCGGCTTTCCACTGGAAGTGCTCCTGCACAGCCCCACCGAAGTCTCTTGCAGCCTCGTTTGATGTGAAACTGTGCTTGTCTCCTGCTCTATTGCATGTAACACGGAACTTCAACACCTTTGCCTCTCCTTCGCTTGTCTTACCATCACCAGCCTTGGCCTCACCCCCAGAACCCGCCTGCAATTCGTCTTTAGCATCTGATTGTTCAttgtcatcctcctcctcctcctcctccccgtttCGGGATGCCATTCCTTGTGTTTCTTCTGTATCCTGGCTGCTAGCAGGTTCTGCACCTGCAGCATTTTGGGCACAGTCCTCCTGCTTACTAATGTCTTTTTGAtctgttccttcctcttctccattgTCATTTAACTTCTCTTTGCTTGCAGTACTCTGCACATTATGTTTTTTgcgttttgtctttttcttttttaagctgtTGTTCAGCTCCCAAACTTTCAATGGATCGGCCCAAGGCAGTTTCTTAACCAAATCTTCCAAATCCTTTAGAGCATCttcctttaaaagacaaaaaaagttgtGCTTTGAAGTCATTCCATCCCTTTAAAAGCTACCCTTTTTTAAAGTCTCTCCAGTTAGCTTCCTAAACACGTAACCCACTACACATTTAAGCAAAGCTTACAGCTTTTTGGGTGATTTTTGCCATAACTAAACGGAATGGCACTTAAAGTCACAGGACCCACAGTATTTCAACATTTATCTTGTCAAATAAACAGCTAACACTAAATTAAGTGACCGAAGTGAGACTTCACTGTCTGGTGTCTAAGTGTGACCTACAAGCATGGTAACGGCTCTAATCCTAGATTTTGCCCACGCAACGTATTTAACTGAAGAAATTATGTTACGCAACACGACTGCACTTCCATTTCACAAGCCAGCAAAGAGAAATTGGGATAATATAacgaataaaataaaaaaaccccttgttcATGAAACAGAATACTTTCAGAAAGTagtcttaaattaaaaaagccaCTCCAAAACCAAGAACTGATTGAAAAATGAGGAGTAACTcaccttgttttctttaaattgatAGTCTTTGAACTCctgaacaacaacaaataaattaTCCACTGACCTTAGACGATGGACCTAGAAGAAATGAGAAACCAGGGTGGCACATGACTAATCACGCATGTCTAGGGGATTGTGTTTACTGTAACTAGAGTTTTCTCATCTCACAGCTAGATTTGAGAGACCGCGTTTTTGTACTGTTGTCTAGAGGGGGGTTATCAATTCGTGTACAAGGCCAGAAGGAAGACCTCCTTGCACCCATTTACCCTCCCACCTTTGACTTCATCTGCCCTCACGAGAACAAAATACACCTGGATACAGCTCTTGAAACCAAGGTAGCCAAAGCAGAATTTTGAAGCGTTTTTACAAGGACTGCCGTAAGCCGAAGCGTTTCGCTCACGCCGGGCTAGGATCCCGGCCTCCGCACCAAAACCGCGCAGCCCCAGCCACAGCCACCGCTGCGCGGGGAGCAaggccgcccgccgcggccgggccgctGCACCGCAGCCGACACGACCGCCCCTGCACGCCCGGAGCCAggcacggccccgccggcggACGGGGTGAAGGCAGCGGgagccgcggcgggccggggccgccgtcCGGGAAGCGAgagcgggccggggagcggggcgagcAGCTCGCGCGAACCTGCGGCAGGGCCCGGGCCGGGACCTCGAAGTAGATCTTCCCCCGGTCCCTGCTGATCCTGGAGGCCGagcccagcttctcctgcacctcctCGGCCGCCGTCAGCTCGAAGCCGGTGGGCACGGTGGCGCCGATAACGGCCGCCAGCTCCGCGCCCTCTTCGGCCGGGGCTGGACCCTGACCCGccgccgtgcccgtgcccgtgcccgtgcccgtgcccgtgcccgtgcccgccC
This sequence is a window from Mycteria americana isolate JAX WOST 10 ecotype Jacksonville Zoo and Gardens chromosome 11, USCA_MyAme_1.0, whole genome shotgun sequence. Protein-coding genes within it:
- the VHL gene encoding von Hippel-Lindau disease tumor suppressor encodes the protein MRVAGPPWRGADAGMSPPGPGPEGGGPCLRSVNTRELSEVVFNNRSPRSVLPIWVDFEGRPRYYPVLQPRTGRIMYSYRGHLWLFRDAGTNDGLLVNQQELFIAAPNVNKADITLPVFTLKERCLQVVRSLVKPVDYRKLDIVQSLYEELEDHPDIRKDLQRLSLERSETLKNGILE
- the THUMPD3 gene encoding tRNA (guanine(6)-N(2))-methyltransferase THUMP3, yielding MAEAEAAGDAGAGTGTGTGTGTGTGTAAGQGPAPAEEGAELAAVIGATVPTGFELTAAEEVQEKLGSASRISRDRGKIYFEVPARALPQVHRLRSVDNLFVVVQEFKDYQFKENKEDALKDLEDLVKKLPWADPLKVWELNNSLKKKKTKRKKHNVQSTASKEKLNDNGEEEGTDQKDISKQEDCAQNAAGAEPASSQDTEETQGMASRNGEEEEEEDDNEQSDAKDELQAGSGGEAKAGDGKTSEGEAKVLKFRVTCNRAGDKHSFTSNEAARDFGGAVQEHFQWKADMTNFDVEVLLNIHNNEVVVGIALTEESLHRRNITHFGPTTLRSTLAYGMLRLCDPQPTDVIVDPMCGTGAIPIEGATEWPSCYHIAGDNNPQAVKRAANNICSLLKKNENKESSTSLGIPLDIIQWDICNLPLRTGSVDIIVTDMPFGKRIGSKKKNWDLYPACLMEMGRVCTPGTGRAALLTQDKKCFAKALSRMGHIWRKGQTVWVNVGGLHAAVYLLKRTWERAEEKRSFW